The Mytilus galloprovincialis chromosome 2, xbMytGall1.hap1.1, whole genome shotgun sequence genome has a window encoding:
- the LOC143064356 gene encoding phospholipase B1, membrane-associated-like → MGRFVALIFLACIASCYGNDTFWNRYVEFFNETLPNNSTLMEMWREHLKTWPGVSKTRAKYPMPPFNCHLSHAHNGHHATNVHELHPGDIRVVAALGDSLTAGNGILATNIFGDLVEYRGHSWCIGGDGSLDSPILTMPNILKKFGQFLYGYSTGTGGRGSAGSRLNKADPGDTSYNMPEQAAMLVNSLKSDANVRYNDDWKLVTLFVGGNDLCDACNDHNKYSGANYANNIKQALDILHASVPKVLVNVVQIFDIAPIAAMNGGFLCNLVHSFVCPCGKDKNNAALLDGFTRAYQDQTKALIDSGRYDTRSDFTAVLQPFFTNTRPPTHSGTNMVDLSYFSPDCFHFNEKGHGAAALSLWNNMFEAPGSKQLSWHLDQDFHCPGTHGDHGHEFITTKMNANGQFVLGKK, encoded by the exons ATGGGTCGTTTTGTTGCATTAATTTTCCTTGCGTGTATAGCTAGCTGTTATG GCAATGATACATTTTGGAATAGATATGTTGAGTTTTTCAATGAAACTCTGCCAAACAACAGTACCCTTATGGAAATGTGGAGAGAACATTTGAAAACATGGCCAGGAGTG AGTAAAACCCGAGCAAAATACCCTATGCCACCTTTCAACTGTCATTTAAGCCATGCACACAATGGACATCATGCAACGAACG TACATGAACTCCATCCTGGTGACATAAGAGTAGTTGCAGCCTTGGGAGATTCTTTAACG GCCGGAAATGGTATCCTAGCAACCAACATTTTCGGGGATTTGGTAGAATATAGAGGACATTCTTGGTG CATTGGAGGAGATGGATCATTAGATAGTCCTATATTAACGATGCCAA atatattaaagaaatttggtCAATTTTTGTATGGATATTCCACGGGAACAGGAGGTCGTGGGAGCGCTGGCTCTAGACTTAATAAAGCCGACCCTGGAGACACGTCTTA CAATATGCCAGAACAAGCTGCTATGTTGGTAAACAGTCTAAAGTCTGATGCAAATGTGCGATATAATGATGATTGGAAGCTAGTCACGCTTTTTGTTGGCGGAAATGACCTTTGTGATGCTTGTAACGATCAT AACAAGTACAGCGGTGCCAATTATGCCAATAACATCAAACAAGCTCTGGATATACTACATGCCAGTGTCCCAAAAGTTCTTGTCAATGTAGTGCAGATCTTTGATATTGCACCCATTGCTGCAATGAACGGAGGATTTCTGTGTAATTTAGTACATAG TTTTGTATGTCCATGTGGAAAGGACAAAAATAATGCTGCTTTATTAGATGGCTTCACCCGGGCTTATCAGGATCAGACAAAGGCGCTGATCGACAGTGGTAGATACGACACCAGATCTGACTTTACAGCTGTCCTTCAACCATTCTTTACAAATACTAGACCACCCACTCAT TCCGGTACAAATATGGTAGATCTGAGTTATTTTTCACCTGACTGTTTCCATTTTAACGAGAAGGGTCATGGAGCTGCTGCTTTGTCTTTATGGAATAACATG TTTGAGGCACCAGGGTCTAAACAGCTTTCTTGGCATTTAGATCAAGATTTCCACTGTCCTGGAACACAT GGCGACCATGGCCATGAATTCATCACCACAAAAATGAATGCTAATGGACAATTTGTTTTGGGAAAGAAATAA